Proteins encoded by one window of Bacteroidota bacterium:
- a CDS encoding T9SS type A sorting domain-containing protein, which translates to MRNHISLFIIICLFCNFNFGQTVTLKPVAKMVSEFKITNPEFNKSAPFQRINSPAFKTTTDLFANNITYAKMDMKKISGLYHTKNAALELTIPYKNNSLITLDLISVNIFADEFSVQTDVPNEEALHYQPGVYYQGIVRDDPNSIVAISIFENELMGLISTSSEGNINIGRYGKGESDDYMIFSDREILVQNNNAECATNEDDIDMGQFHDIMNIDGSSRITACPKIYFEADFQLFQNKGSVINTTNYITSIYNNSAVIYTNESVPTQVSGIFIWTSSDPFGSASSDEALDDFMTVRPTFTGDIAQLLTLDPGDLGGVAATVNGLCGPLRYCYSDIDPTFADFPTYSWTVMVVTHEMGHLFGSLHTQNCEWIGGPIDNCASPEGGCAPGPEPIGGGTIMSYCHLTGYGINLSNGFGPQPGDAIRNTISASGCVTSCLFVGGYCASAGLHTEDIWLQKVNLAGTIKNSGNNGGFADFTATTFNLVSGGTTSFTLFPGYLGPAYPVIFSIWIDYNKDLDFIDPGENVYNSAAVLTPVSGSFVVPAGLTGTTRMRISMKYETVAGPCESIEFGEVEDYTASFSGGGITYCSSAGTSSSTRYIDLVKIGTITRNSVSDGGYFNATALVTNVAKGSTYNLKYSAGFSGTIFQMYWRAWVDFNHDGDFTDAGEQIFQKTETTSSNLSKNFLIPLTATTGATRMRVSSKFGGYPTSCETFTNGEVEDFTLNILPGLPFAEETFSLDIYPNPSDGIYQLEYTNAINGGINIDVFDILGNKIIVNSIEQELGVINLDITNAAPGLYFIKVTLTSGETLIKEIIKN; encoded by the coding sequence ATGAGAAACCACATTTCACTTTTCATTATTATTTGTTTATTCTGTAATTTCAATTTCGGCCAAACCGTAACATTAAAACCTGTTGCTAAAATGGTTTCGGAATTTAAGATCACTAATCCAGAATTTAATAAATCAGCACCATTTCAAAGAATTAATTCACCGGCATTTAAAACCACAACCGATCTATTTGCCAATAATATTACTTATGCTAAAATGGATATGAAAAAAATATCCGGATTATATCATACTAAAAATGCAGCATTAGAATTAACTATACCTTATAAAAATAATAGTCTTATTACACTTGATCTTATATCAGTAAATATTTTTGCGGATGAATTTTCTGTGCAAACAGACGTGCCGAATGAAGAAGCGTTACATTATCAACCCGGAGTTTATTATCAGGGCATCGTGCGCGATGATCCTAATTCCATTGTTGCGATAAGTATTTTCGAAAATGAATTAATGGGTTTGATCTCCACATCTTCAGAGGGAAATATTAATATCGGAAGATATGGAAAAGGGGAAAGTGATGACTACATGATCTTTTCCGATCGTGAAATATTAGTGCAAAATAATAATGCGGAATGTGCAACCAATGAAGATGATATAGACATGGGTCAATTTCATGATATCATGAATATAGATGGCTCATCAAGAATAACAGCTTGTCCCAAAATATATTTTGAAGCAGATTTTCAACTATTTCAAAATAAAGGTTCCGTAATAAATACGACAAATTATATTACAAGTATTTATAATAATTCCGCTGTTATTTATACCAACGAAAGTGTGCCTACACAGGTTTCCGGAATTTTTATCTGGACCTCCAGCGATCCCTTTGGAAGCGCATCTTCCGATGAGGCATTGGATGATTTCATGACAGTTCGACCAACATTCACAGGCGACATCGCACAACTTTTAACTTTAGATCCGGGTGATCTTGGGGGAGTTGCCGCAACCGTAAATGGTTTATGTGGACCTTTAAGATATTGTTACAGCGACATTGATCCAACCTTTGCTGATTTTCCTACATACAGCTGGACAGTTATGGTGGTAACTCACGAAATGGGTCATTTATTCGGTTCATTACATACACAGAATTGTGAGTGGATTGGCGGACCAATAGACAATTGTGCGAGTCCTGAGGGAGGATGCGCTCCTGGACCTGAACCAATTGGCGGTGGAACAATTATGAGTTATTGTCATTTAACCGGATATGGAATTAATTTAAGTAATGGTTTTGGTCCACAGCCCGGAGATGCAATTCGCAATACAATTTCTGCTTCCGGTTGTGTAACATCCTGTTTATTTGTTGGAGGATATTGTGCTTCCGCCGGATTACACACTGAAGATATTTGGTTACAAAAAGTAAACCTTGCCGGAACTATAAAAAATTCAGGAAATAATGGAGGTTTTGCAGATTTTACAGCTACAACTTTTAATTTAGTTTCGGGTGGCACAACATCATTTACTTTATTTCCAGGATATCTTGGTCCAGCTTATCCTGTAATATTTTCTATATGGATAGATTATAATAAAGATCTTGATTTTATTGACCCGGGTGAAAATGTTTATAATTCAGCGGCAGTTTTGACACCAGTAAGCGGAAGTTTTGTAGTTCCCGCAGGATTGACCGGAACAACCCGAATGAGAATTTCCATGAAATATGAAACTGTTGCAGGGCCTTGTGAATCCATCGAATTTGGTGAAGTGGAAGATTATACTGCTTCTTTCAGCGGTGGAGGAATTACCTATTGCAGCAGTGCCGGAACTTCCAGCAGCACACGATATATCGATCTTGTTAAAATTGGTACCATTACTAGAAATTCGGTAAGTGATGGCGGATATTTTAACGCAACAGCATTGGTTACAAATGTTGCAAAAGGAAGTACCTATAACTTAAAATACAGTGCGGGTTTTTCCGGTACAATTTTTCAAATGTATTGGAGAGCATGGGTTGATTTTAATCACGATGGTGATTTTACAGATGCCGGTGAACAAATATTTCAAAAAACAGAAACAACATCTTCTAATCTCAGTAAAAATTTTCTGATTCCATTAACTGCAACAACAGGTGCAACACGCATGCGTGTCAGTTCTAAATTCGGAGGATATCCTACTTCTTGCGAAACATTTACAAACGGAGAAGTGGAAGATTTTACACTCAATATTTTGCCCGGACTTCCATTTGCAGAAGAAACTTTTTCATTGGATATTTATCCAAATCCTTCTGATGGAATATATCAATTAGAATATACCAATGCAATAAATGGAGGAATTAATATTGATGTTTTTGATATACTTGGAAATAAAATAATTGTAAATTCCATAGAACAAGAGCTGGGTGTAATAAATTTAGATATTACCAATGCCGCTCCGGGATTATATTTTATAAAAGTTACACTCACTTCGGGTGAAACTCTAATTAAGGAGATCATTAAAAATTAA
- a CDS encoding AI-2E family transporter has translation MPTNWSNNNIIRTTLLILITLALVFGVVWLILQITTILFYFIIAAIISIIGKPICDFLEKFKIGKFKIPNALSSLITISVLFGIIFGIVKMFTPLVVEQTNNISNINTEQVAMGLQSQMEALDSLVVRFQDPNVPQQSVDQIINNNLKEWINVTSITHIFNNILGGLGNIIVALFSITFISFFFLRDEKLFYNIVMILTPTKFEPNAKRILQSSKKYLTRYFVGLIIQSLVVFILIAVGLLALGFGPNSWLIALFAGIINIIPYIGPIIGMLFGMFIGITTNLSVDPSFDITPMLIQLFILFQGVQLIDNFISQPIIYSNSIKAHPLEVFFVVLVFGSLAGVPGMIAAMPVYAFFRIIAKEFFSELKIVRKMTQGID, from the coding sequence ATGCCCACAAATTGGTCAAACAACAATATCATTCGAACAACTTTATTGATCCTTATCACACTTGCTTTGGTATTTGGTGTTGTTTGGCTGATATTGCAGATCACTACTATATTATTTTATTTTATCATCGCAGCAATTATTTCCATTATAGGAAAACCAATTTGCGATTTTCTGGAAAAATTTAAAATCGGGAAATTTAAAATTCCCAATGCACTTTCTTCTTTAATAACAATTTCTGTTTTATTCGGAATTATATTCGGGATCGTTAAAATGTTTACACCTTTGGTTGTGGAACAAACGAATAACATAAGTAATATCAATACCGAACAAGTTGCAATGGGACTACAGTCGCAAATGGAAGCCCTCGATTCTTTGGTGGTGCGTTTTCAGGATCCGAATGTTCCGCAGCAATCTGTTGATCAGATCATAAACAATAATTTAAAGGAATGGATAAATGTAACATCCATCACCCATATTTTTAATAATATTTTGGGCGGACTTGGAAATATAATTGTTGCACTTTTTTCCATCACCTTTATTTCTTTTTTCTTTTTGAGGGATGAAAAATTATTTTACAATATCGTAATGATACTCACCCCAACAAAATTTGAACCCAATGCCAAACGCATATTACAATCCAGTAAAAAATATCTCACCCGATATTTTGTGGGATTGATCATTCAGTCGCTTGTTGTATTTATTTTAATTGCAGTAGGTTTATTGGCATTAGGTTTCGGGCCAAACAGCTGGCTTATTGCATTGTTTGCTGGTATCATTAATATCATTCCCTATATCGGACCAATTATCGGAATGTTGTTCGGTATGTTCATAGGTATTACCACTAATTTAAGTGTGGATCCAAGTTTTGATATCACTCCCATGTTGATCCAATTATTTATTCTTTTCCAGGGAGTGCAGCTCATCGATAATTTTATTTCCCAACCCATTATTTATTCCAATTCGATAAAGGCGCATCCACTCGAAGTATTTTTTGTTGTGCTCGTATTCGGCTCATTGGCCGGAGTTCCGGGAATGATTGCCGCAATGCCCGTATATGCATTTTTCCGTATCATAGCAAAAGAGTTTTTCAGCGAATTAAAAATTGTAAGAAAAATGACGCAGGGCATTGATTGA
- the arsM gene encoding arsenosugar biosynthesis arsenite methyltransferase ArsM, producing the protein MSTGYLETTRNVYKEAAENPQEGLCCTTTPIWQLPGLVIPQKMLQMNYGCGSTVNPRDLVNEPTIMYVGVGGGMELLQFAYFSRKKGGVIGVDVVDEMLDACHENLLEAEKLNPWFKREFVDLRKGDAFNLPVEDNSVDIAAQNCLFNIFREEDLQKALGEMYRILKKHGRLVMSDPTCEQTIPENLRDDEKLRALCLSGSLPLQEYINRITDVGFGTIEVRARRPYRILDPLHYETSELIYIESAEVCAIKDPMPNDGPCVFTGKTAIYYGVAEYFDDHKGHTLTPNQPLAVCDKTAGNLAALNRNDIFISGSTYFYDGGGCC; encoded by the coding sequence ATGTCGACAGGTTATTTAGAAACTACAAGAAACGTTTACAAAGAAGCAGCAGAAAATCCACAGGAAGGATTGTGTTGCACAACCACTCCAATTTGGCAATTACCCGGACTTGTAATTCCGCAAAAAATGTTGCAGATGAATTATGGATGCGGAAGTACTGTAAATCCGCGCGATCTTGTAAATGAACCTACCATAATGTATGTAGGTGTTGGTGGTGGAATGGAATTATTGCAATTCGCATATTTCTCCCGTAAAAAAGGTGGTGTGATCGGAGTTGATGTTGTTGACGAAATGTTGGATGCCTGTCACGAAAATTTATTGGAAGCAGAAAAATTAAATCCCTGGTTCAAAAGAGAATTTGTTGATCTTCGCAAAGGTGATGCATTTAATTTACCGGTGGAAGATAATTCGGTTGATATTGCTGCTCAAAATTGTCTTTTTAATATTTTCAGAGAAGAAGATCTCCAAAAAGCATTGGGAGAAATGTATCGCATATTAAAAAAACACGGTCGTTTGGTAATGAGTGATCCAACCTGCGAACAAACAATTCCTGAAAACCTGAGAGACGATGAAAAATTACGCGCTTTGTGTTTGAGTGGATCATTGCCTTTGCAGGAATATATTAACAGAATTACCGATGTTGGTTTTGGTACAATAGAAGTGCGTGCAAGAAGACCTTATAGAATTTTAGATCCTTTACATTACGAAACGTCAGAATTAATTTATATCGAAAGTGCAGAAGTATGTGCAATTAAAGATCCAATGCCTAATGATGGTCCTTGTGTATTCACCGGAAAAACCGCAATCTATTACGGCGTTGCAGAATATTTCGACGACCACAAAGGTCACACCCTAACTCCAAATCAACCGCTCGCCGTTTGCGATAAAACAGCAGGTAATCTTGCCGCCTTAAATAGAAATGATATTTTTATTTCCGGCTCTACTTACTTTTATGATGGAGGAGGATGTTGTTAA
- a CDS encoding anion permease, protein MIAIIILLAACFLAFSNGANDNFKGVSTLFGSGTTDYKKAINWGTITTLAGCLFAIYIAQGLMKNFSGKGLIPDEALKDPSLAIAVALGAAITVFLATKIGIPISTTHAIVGALVGAGFMAVGSELNLTQLGQVFLKPLLLSPFIACAASIILYFIFRQLRLLLKIDKQTHLTVDKPSSDTNSIAASTISISNDYRESYHGNIVGISAQKILDGLHFLSAGAVGFARGMNDAPKIAGLLLLVSFLNVPWMIIIVAIVMAIGGLLNSKKVAMTMSKKITYMNSGQGFTSNLITAVLVWTASASGLPVSTTHVSVGGIFGIGVVNKKADYKMIGKIVGSWVLTLPIAALVSALIYVISNNII, encoded by the coding sequence ATGATAGCAATTATAATTTTATTAGCAGCTTGTTTTCTTGCATTTTCTAATGGAGCCAATGATAACTTTAAAGGTGTATCTACCTTATTTGGAAGCGGAACAACGGATTATAAAAAAGCAATTAACTGGGGAACAATTACTACGCTCGCCGGCTGTTTATTTGCAATTTATATTGCGCAGGGATTAATGAAAAATTTTTCGGGAAAAGGATTAATTCCCGATGAAGCATTAAAAGATCCTTCGCTTGCAATTGCTGTAGCACTTGGCGCTGCCATAACCGTATTTTTAGCAACCAAGATCGGTATTCCTATCTCCACAACGCATGCAATTGTAGGAGCATTGGTTGGCGCAGGATTTATGGCTGTTGGAAGCGAACTAAATTTAACTCAATTAGGGCAAGTATTTCTCAAACCATTATTATTAAGTCCCTTTATTGCCTGTGCTGCAAGTATTATTTTATATTTTATTTTCCGACAACTTCGTTTGTTACTCAAAATAGATAAACAAACACATCTTACAGTTGATAAACCATCCTCTGATACAAATAGTATTGCTGCATCCACCATTTCGATAAGCAATGATTATCGCGAAAGTTATCATGGAAATATTGTCGGCATCAGCGCTCAAAAAATATTGGACGGCTTGCATTTTTTATCTGCAGGTGCAGTTGGATTTGCCAGAGGAATGAATGACGCACCAAAAATTGCAGGATTATTATTATTGGTGAGTTTTTTAAATGTTCCCTGGATGATCATCATCGTTGCAATAGTAATGGCAATTGGTGGATTATTAAATTCCAAAAAAGTAGCCATGACCATGAGTAAAAAAATTACTTATATGAATTCAGGGCAGGGATTTACTTCTAATTTAATTACGGCAGTATTAGTTTGGACGGCTAGTGCAAGTGGATTACCGGTGTCAACAACGCATGTTTCCGTTGGTGGTATTTTCGGGATTGGTGTGGTGAATAAAAAAGCAGATTATAAAATGATAGGTAAAATAGTTGGCTCATGGGTACTTACTTTGCCAATTGCAGCACTTGTTTCTGCACTCATTTATGTTATATCAAATAATATTATTTAA
- a CDS encoding TIGR04282 family arsenosugar biosynthesis glycosyltransferase translates to MSNRKALVIMLKNPVKGKVKTRLAKETGDELAFDVYKNLLSHTQKITAEIDADKYIFYSDLVERNDIFDNAVYKKYVQCSGDLGVRMDYGFSIPFKNEYKEVVMIGADCYELTSEHINKAFQALQDHDFVIGPANDGGYYLIGMKKWNRWILQNKQWSTEHLFKESKAEIENNNGKLFLLETLTDIDTIEDLNLFPDLKHVIA, encoded by the coding sequence ATGTCGAATAGAAAAGCCCTCGTAATAATGTTAAAGAATCCCGTTAAGGGAAAAGTAAAAACCCGCCTTGCAAAAGAAACGGGTGATGAACTGGCATTTGATGTTTACAAAAATTTATTGTCGCATACACAAAAAATTACCGCAGAAATAGATGCGGATAAATATATTTTTTATTCTGACCTGGTAGAAAGAAATGACATTTTTGATAATGCTGTTTATAAAAAATATGTACAATGCAGTGGTGATCTGGGAGTCCGTATGGATTATGGTTTTTCCATTCCATTTAAAAACGAATACAAAGAAGTGGTGATGATAGGCGCAGATTGTTATGAACTTACCTCAGAACATATTAATAAAGCATTTCAGGCTTTGCAAGATCACGACTTTGTAATAGGTCCCGCAAACGACGGTGGTTATTATTTAATTGGTATGAAAAAGTGGAACCGCTGGATACTGCAAAACAAACAATGGAGCACCGAACATCTGTTTAAAGAATCGAAAGCAGAAATTGAAAACAATAATGGTAAATTATTTTTGCTGGAAACATTAACTGATATCGATACAATTGAAGATCTAAATTTATTTCCTGACCTAAAACATGTGATAGCATGA
- the arsS gene encoding arsenosugar biosynthesis radical SAM protein ArsS (Some members of this family are selenoproteins.) yields the protein MKTTKSLHAQHHKLADNDYQLKVLETHEIAAADFERFDNKLNIINLFPLKPTKTEIFQVNVGYMCNQTCAHCHVDAGPDRKEIMTRETMQQCLDVLAQTDIPTVDLTGGAPEMNPDFRWFVEGISKLGRKTMVRCNLTIIMANKKYHDLPQFFADHKVEVISSLPFYNKSRTDAQRGDGVFEDSIKALQLLNEVGYGKPGTGLILNLVYNPSGAFLPGSQETLEAQFKKELKRQHNIEFNSLFCITNMPISRFLDYLIQSGNYESYMQQLIEAFNPVAAQNVMCRNTISIGWEGTIYDCDFNQMLGLKVNHGAPNHISNWDLEKLNNREIVLNQHCFGCTAGSGSSCGGTVA from the coding sequence ATGAAGACAACAAAATCATTACATGCCCAACATCACAAATTAGCGGATAACGATTATCAGCTAAAGGTGTTGGAAACACATGAAATTGCAGCTGCGGATTTTGAGCGGTTTGATAATAAATTAAACATTATCAATTTATTTCCGTTAAAGCCGACAAAAACTGAAATATTTCAGGTGAATGTAGGTTATATGTGCAATCAAACCTGTGCGCATTGTCATGTGGATGCAGGTCCTGATCGCAAGGAAATTATGACGAGAGAAACCATGCAGCAGTGTTTGGATGTTTTGGCTCAGACCGATATTCCAACTGTTGATCTTACAGGTGGTGCACCGGAAATGAATCCTGATTTCAGATGGTTTGTGGAAGGTATTTCAAAACTCGGCAGAAAAACAATGGTGCGTTGTAACCTCACCATCATTATGGCAAATAAAAAATATCACGATCTTCCACAATTTTTTGCCGATCACAAAGTGGAAGTAATTTCTTCCTTGCCCTTTTATAATAAATCGAGAACTGATGCGCAACGCGGTGATGGTGTTTTTGAAGATAGTATTAAAGCACTGCAATTACTAAATGAAGTGGGCTATGGAAAACCCGGAACAGGTTTGATATTAAATTTAGTGTATAATCCAAGCGGAGCATTTTTGCCCGGCTCGCAGGAAACTTTAGAAGCGCAATTTAAAAAAGAATTAAAACGCCAGCACAATATCGAATTTAATAGTTTATTCTGCATTACAAATATGCCAATAAGCAGATTTCTCGATTATTTAATTCAGAGTGGGAATTATGAATCGTATATGCAGCAATTAATTGAAGCATTTAATCCCGTTGCAGCACAAAATGTAATGTGCAGAAATACCATTTCCATTGGTTGGGAAGGAACAATTTACGATTGTGATTTTAATCAGATGTTGGGATTGAAAGTAAATCATGGCGCTCCAAACCATATCAGTAACTGGGATCTGGAAAAATTAAATAACAGAGAAATTGTATTGAATCAACATTGTTTCGGTTGCACTGCAGGAAGTGGCAGTAGTTGCGGAGGAACCGTTGCTTAA
- a CDS encoding carboxymuconolactone decarboxylase family protein has protein sequence MERSTYYDPKDLKNFGKISEWDGELGKAFFDYYGKVFAEGALTEREKSLIALAVSHAIQCPYCIDAYTQDTMAKGCDEEQMMEAIHVAAAIRGGASLVHGTQMMAKFKEIAM, from the coding sequence ATGGAACGTTCAACATACTACGACCCAAAAGACCTCAAAAATTTCGGCAAGATCAGCGAATGGGATGGCGAATTGGGAAAAGCATTTTTTGATTATTACGGAAAAGTTTTTGCAGAAGGTGCATTAACTGAACGTGAAAAAAGTTTAATTGCACTTGCAGTTTCTCATGCCATTCAATGTCCTTATTGCATTGATGCATATACACAAGATACCATGGCAAAGGGTTGTGATGAAGAACAAATGATGGAAGCAATTCACGTTGCAGCAGCAATACGCGGAGGTGCAAGTTTAGTACATGGAACACAGATGATGGCGAAATTTAAGGAGATAGCCATGTAG
- a CDS encoding DUF2064 domain-containing protein → MHLKEVKNTALLLFTRSAEEEAVAKDFTDAHSFHANLLIAKNLISHSEKIARESGLPCFTINTDLQTGNSFGERLNNAFKGIFKLGFENVIAIGNDCPTLTPSDLVFAARELQIKDVVIGPATDGGLYLIGLKNNFLRTELFNTIPWGTDQVSTAFIQYLDALSADFIITEQKRDLDHKTDLIKTILDPFLSFSFRRILAGILASIDSFSTTLFRNPLTTFFRKYSLLRGPPAV, encoded by the coding sequence ATGCATCTCAAAGAAGTTAAAAATACTGCACTGCTACTTTTCACGCGATCTGCGGAAGAAGAAGCTGTAGCTAAAGACTTCACAGATGCACACTCCTTTCATGCAAATTTATTAATTGCAAAAAATCTCATCAGTCACAGCGAAAAAATTGCAAGAGAAAGTGGTCTCCCATGTTTCACAATTAATACTGACCTCCAAACCGGAAATTCATTTGGGGAAAGACTGAATAATGCATTTAAAGGTATTTTTAAGCTTGGTTTTGAAAACGTTATCGCAATTGGAAACGATTGTCCCACCTTGACTCCATCTGACCTTGTTTTCGCTGCACGTGAATTGCAGATAAAAGATGTTGTTATTGGACCTGCAACAGATGGCGGATTATATCTTATCGGGCTCAAAAACAATTTTTTACGAACTGAATTATTTAATACCATTCCCTGGGGAACTGATCAGGTAAGCACTGCATTTATTCAGTATTTAGATGCTCTTTCTGCCGATTTTATCATAACTGAACAAAAAAGAGATCTGGATCATAAAACAGATCTTATTAAAACCATTTTAGATCCATTTTTATCTTTTTCTTTCCGAAGAATATTAGCCGGAATTCTGGCTTCCATTGACAGTTTTAGTACTACACTTTTCCGCAATCCACTTACAACTTTCTTTCGTAAGTACTCCTTATTAAGGGGTCCGCCTGCTGTTTGA
- the ytxJ gene encoding bacillithiol system redox-active protein YtxJ: MDWIKLTSGEELNELISRSHEQPQVIYKHSLRCGTSYLVKENLEDSTSPVNADFHLLDLINFRSVSNQVSDLFRIRHESPQVLVIKNGICVYSKAHIGIKMTGIENAIASVEI; the protein is encoded by the coding sequence ATGGATTGGATAAAATTAACTTCAGGAGAAGAACTCAACGAATTAATAAGCAGATCACATGAACAACCACAGGTAATATACAAACACAGTTTGAGATGTGGAACAAGTTATTTGGTGAAAGAAAATTTAGAGGATTCAACTTCGCCTGTAAATGCTGATTTTCATTTATTAGACCTTATAAATTTTAGATCAGTTTCAAATCAAGTATCCGATTTATTTCGCATACGACATGAATCTCCGCAGGTTTTGGTGATCAAAAATGGAATCTGCGTTTACAGTAAAGCGCATATTGGCATTAAAATGACGGGGATTGAGAATGCAATTGCTAGCGTTGAAATCTAA
- a CDS encoding DNA alkylation repair protein: MSLNKIKKALKAAGHPDRIEQLKIVAPGATGAYGVRMPVINDLAKEYKDGGFELVEELWKSGAYEEKILAAKIIRLIAKQDPERAMVLVEKYADGIDNWAVCDTLGMQSLKSINKIRTKEVFELANRLSESKNMWLRRLSLVLVEDFNKRPELHPAILKLIKKQKSDKEYYIKRAVVWLESSMDKHV; the protein is encoded by the coding sequence ATGTCTCTGAATAAAATTAAGAAAGCATTAAAGGCTGCCGGTCATCCCGACAGAATTGAGCAGTTGAAAATAGTTGCCCCAGGTGCTACAGGAGCTTACGGAGTGCGTATGCCTGTTATCAATGATCTGGCAAAAGAATATAAGGATGGGGGATTTGAACTTGTAGAGGAATTATGGAAATCGGGTGCTTATGAGGAAAAAATTCTTGCCGCGAAAATAATTCGCCTCATCGCAAAACAGGATCCGGAAAGAGCAATGGTTTTAGTAGAAAAATATGCCGACGGGATAGATAATTGGGCAGTTTGTGATACACTTGGAATGCAGAGTTTAAAATCCATCAATAAGATCAGAACGAAGGAGGTGTTTGAATTAGCTAACAGATTGTCTGAATCAAAAAATATGTGGCTCAGGCGTTTATCCCTGGTTTTAGTAGAAGATTTTAATAAACGACCTGAACTTCATCCAGCAATACTAAAGCTCATTAAAAAACAAAAAAGTGATAAGGAATATTACATTAAAAGAGCAGTGGTTTGGCTTGAAAGCAGCATGGATAAACACGTTTGA
- a CDS encoding aminotransferase class IV, giving the protein MEQQLLAYRDGKYLPKDQISIGIDDLGFERGFAVFDYCRERNGKITFLKEHLQRLEHSQSLLRLHFKADMHEVKKVLETLQTKNNLQDSYFKCIISARMINKNISAIITVYQDVFIPYDVSMFDNGITLILHEYAKPFPEYKTTFYLGSFREYDRMLENNAEDILFYYDNIVRECSRCNIFIIKGGLIYTPDKNILKGVTRHHVMNCLKEQFMVIEKDISIKELFEADEVFISSTTKNIMPVVKIEDQMIANGVPGEITKSLITIFENYCINYVSE; this is encoded by the coding sequence ATGGAACAACAATTATTAGCATATCGCGATGGAAAATATTTACCGAAAGATCAAATAAGTATCGGCATAGATGACCTTGGTTTCGAACGCGGTTTTGCAGTGTTTGATTATTGCAGGGAGAGAAATGGTAAGATCACTTTTTTGAAGGAGCACCTGCAGCGTTTGGAGCACTCGCAATCCTTACTGCGCTTGCATTTCAAAGCAGATATGCATGAAGTAAAAAAAGTATTGGAAACATTGCAAACCAAAAATAATTTACAAGATTCTTATTTTAAATGTATCATTTCCGCAAGAATGATAAATAAAAATATTTCTGCAATAATCACTGTATATCAAGATGTTTTTATACCATACGATGTTTCCATGTTTGATAATGGAATCACGCTCATCCTCCATGAATATGCAAAACCATTTCCGGAATATAAAACTACATTTTACTTAGGTTCTTTTAGAGAATACGACAGAATGCTGGAAAACAATGCAGAGGATATTCTGTTTTATTACGACAATATTGTACGTGAATGTTCCCGATGTAATATTTTTATTATTAAAGGAGGATTAATATACACACCGGATAAAAATATATTAAAAGGTGTAACACGACATCATGTGATGAATTGTTTAAAAGAACAATTTATGGTGATTGAAAAAGATATTTCGATTAAAGAATTATTTGAAGCTGATGAAGTATTTATTTCGAGTACAACAAAAAACATTATGCCCGTAGTAAAAATTGAAGATCAAATGATCGCAAATGGTGTTCCCGGAGAGATCACAAAAAGTTTAATTACCATATTTGAAAATTATTGTATTAATTATGTCTCTGAATAA